One genomic segment of Streptomyces sp. TLI_146 includes these proteins:
- a CDS encoding sugar-binding domain-containing protein, with product MFHRRAFVRRRTAAAAALTLTLALASGVQQATPAAHTAVVPTTMALSGYTIQSSAKVTDSAAAVSSPGYPAAGWYPAGPRSTVLAALLAAGRYADPFYSTNQKNIPTADFAVPWWYRSDFTVADTSSRTYLDFSGVISAADVFVNGQQVAEKGAVAGAYTRHELDITSAVRSGTNTVAFRIQPNDPRKNLTMGWIDWLQPPPDENMGIVRDVLVRRGGPVALRDAHVVTALAVPSLASADLTVKAQARNDSAGTVTATVSGTIGAASFSQDVTLAAHETKTVTFTPAAFPQLHLTSPRVWWPAGMGEQALYGLDLTASVSGAPSDTAHESFGIRDVKAPLNADGARQYSVNGRPLLIKGGGWSPDEYLRWDRTYVEDRLKYALDLGLNTVRLEGHIEPDEFFDLADRYGILTLPGWECCDKWEGQVNGSEPGEKWTAADYPVAKASMAAEAARLRDHPSVISFLIGSDFAPDKTIEKGYVDALRAADWPTPVVAAASDNSAPITGSSGMKMTGPYDWVPPAYWYNKQEGGATGFNSETSAGPDVPTLDTLRRMMSPAELDTLWKSPSAKQYHRSPSSAFATLALYDAALTGRYGAPTGLDDYVRKAQLAQYENVRAQYEAYARNAKDASKPATGVVHWMFNSGWTSLHWQLTDRYLDQGGAYFGAKKANEPLHIQYSYDNRTVAVVNGAHTPVSGLTARVTLFSTDGTQKYDRTATGVAVGGDGARTTALTVPANVSGLSTTYLARLLLTDATGKEVSRNVYWLSTKADVLDYAHTDWYHTPTTAYADLKGLSAMAKARVGATATTTSGDGISTTSVTLTNTGPGRTPALLTDAHLVDAEDTPVLPVHWSDNQVSLWPGESATLTATYRTADLHGSAPRLRISGWNTPTAIVTG from the coding sequence GTGTTCCACCGTCGAGCTTTCGTCCGCCGAAGGACCGCCGCGGCCGCCGCCCTCACCCTGACCCTCGCCCTCGCCTCGGGCGTCCAGCAGGCAACTCCCGCCGCCCACACGGCAGTTGTCCCCACCACGATGGCGCTCTCCGGGTACACCATCCAGTCCTCCGCCAAGGTCACCGACTCCGCCGCGGCCGTCTCCAGCCCCGGCTACCCGGCGGCGGGCTGGTACCCGGCAGGGCCCCGCTCCACTGTCCTCGCGGCCCTGCTCGCGGCGGGCAGGTACGCCGACCCCTTCTACTCCACCAACCAGAAGAACATCCCCACAGCGGACTTCGCCGTCCCCTGGTGGTACCGCTCGGACTTCACCGTCGCGGACACCTCCTCCCGTACGTATCTCGACTTCAGCGGGGTGATCTCGGCCGCCGACGTGTTCGTCAACGGGCAGCAGGTCGCGGAGAAGGGCGCGGTCGCCGGCGCGTACACCCGCCATGAGCTGGACATCACCTCGGCGGTGAGGTCCGGCACCAACACCGTGGCCTTCCGTATCCAGCCCAACGATCCCAGGAAGAACCTCACCATGGGGTGGATCGACTGGCTGCAACCCCCGCCCGACGAGAACATGGGCATCGTCAGGGACGTGCTGGTGCGGCGCGGCGGTCCGGTCGCGCTGCGGGACGCGCACGTCGTCACCGCCCTCGCCGTGCCGTCGCTCGCGAGCGCCGACCTGACGGTGAAGGCCCAGGCGCGCAACGACTCGGCGGGGACGGTCACCGCGACCGTCTCCGGCACGATCGGCGCGGCCTCCTTCAGCCAGGACGTCACGCTCGCCGCGCACGAGACGAAGACGGTCACCTTCACCCCGGCCGCCTTCCCCCAACTCCATCTCACCTCACCGCGCGTGTGGTGGCCCGCCGGAATGGGCGAGCAGGCGCTGTACGGACTCGACCTGACCGCGTCGGTCTCCGGCGCCCCCTCCGACACCGCGCACGAGTCGTTCGGCATCCGCGACGTGAAGGCACCGCTCAACGCGGACGGCGCCCGCCAGTACTCCGTCAACGGCCGCCCGCTGCTGATCAAGGGCGGCGGCTGGTCACCGGACGAGTATCTGCGCTGGGACCGCACCTATGTGGAGGACCGGCTCAAGTACGCGCTCGATCTGGGCCTCAACACCGTCCGGCTCGAAGGGCACATCGAGCCGGACGAGTTCTTCGACCTCGCGGACCGGTACGGCATCCTCACGCTGCCCGGCTGGGAGTGCTGCGACAAGTGGGAGGGCCAGGTCAACGGGAGCGAGCCGGGCGAGAAGTGGACCGCGGCGGACTACCCGGTCGCGAAGGCGTCGATGGCCGCCGAGGCGGCCCGGCTGCGCGACCACCCCAGTGTGATCTCGTTCCTGATCGGCAGCGACTTCGCCCCGGACAAGACGATCGAGAAGGGGTACGTGGACGCGCTGCGGGCGGCCGACTGGCCGACCCCGGTCGTGGCCGCCGCCTCCGACAACTCCGCGCCGATCACCGGCAGTTCGGGCATGAAGATGACCGGCCCGTACGACTGGGTGCCGCCCGCCTACTGGTACAACAAGCAGGAGGGCGGGGCCACCGGCTTCAACTCCGAGACCAGCGCGGGCCCCGACGTCCCGACCCTGGACACCCTGCGCCGCATGATGTCACCGGCCGAGTTGGACACGCTCTGGAAGAGCCCGTCGGCCAAGCAGTACCACCGCTCCCCCTCCTCGGCCTTCGCCACCCTGGCCCTCTACGACGCGGCCCTGACCGGCCGCTACGGCGCCCCGACGGGCCTGGACGACTATGTGCGCAAGGCGCAGCTCGCCCAGTACGAGAACGTGCGCGCCCAGTACGAGGCGTACGCCCGCAACGCCAAGGACGCATCGAAGCCCGCGACCGGCGTCGTCCACTGGATGTTCAACAGCGGCTGGACCTCCCTGCACTGGCAGTTGACGGACCGATACCTCGACCAGGGCGGCGCGTACTTCGGCGCGAAGAAGGCGAACGAGCCGCTGCACATCCAGTACTCCTACGACAACCGCACGGTCGCCGTGGTGAACGGCGCGCACACCCCCGTGTCCGGTCTCACCGCCCGGGTGACGCTGTTCAGCACCGACGGGACGCAGAAGTACGACAGGACGGCGACGGGTGTGGCCGTGGGCGGCGACGGGGCGAGGACGACCGCGCTGACCGTTCCGGCGAACGTGAGCGGCCTGTCCACGACGTACCTGGCCCGGCTACTGCTCACCGACGCCACCGGCAAGGAGGTCAGCCGCAACGTCTACTGGCTCTCCACCAAGGCGGACGTCCTCGACTACGCGCACACCGACTGGTACCACACCCCCACCACCGCCTACGCCGATCTGAAGGGCCTGAGCGCGATGGCGAAGGCGCGGGTGGGCGCCACCGCGACGACCACCAGCGGCGACGGCATCTCGACCACCTCCGTCACGCTCACCAACACCGGCCCGGGCAGGACCCCGGCCCTGCTCACCGACGCCCACCTCGTGGACGCCGAGGACACCCCGGTGCTGCCCGTCCACTGGTCCGACAACCAGGTCAGCCTGTGGCCCGGCGAGTCGGCGACACTGACCGCCACCTACCGCACCGCCGACCTGCACGGCTCCGCGCCCCGGCTGCGGATCTCGGGGTGGAACACCCCGACCGCCATCGTCACGGGCTGA
- a CDS encoding ROK family protein has protein sequence MTSSDEGEQPWNPQRQRNSNERLLLDRLRAGGPSSRAQLARESGLSKPTVSSALAALAATGLVREAGTHIPERGRSAVLYAPDPTAGYALGIDIGRAWLRVALADLDGTVVARSEVRNQARTSSTMADLVVTTAHQLVAGSGVDPEKIAQAVVGTPGVYDAEKRRVRYAQHLPGWGRPGLFDRMRDGLGMPLAVHNDANLAALGEYTFGVGSGSRLFVYVMIGTGLGMGVVSEGQLFTGAHGGAGEIGFLPWPGRQKPDTLEDAVSGDAVVAAARSHGMAGPLTAKDVFEAARAGNPAAVKAVELEGERLAHTVAAVAAVLDPDLVVLGGGVGHSADLLLRTVRETLRTLTPLRPKVAPSSLGEDAVLLGAVATALGTARDVTFERRTRSGNSGR, from the coding sequence ATGACCAGCAGCGACGAGGGTGAGCAGCCCTGGAACCCACAGCGTCAGCGCAACAGCAACGAGCGGCTGCTGCTCGACCGGCTGCGCGCGGGCGGCCCCTCCTCGCGGGCCCAGCTCGCCCGCGAGAGCGGCCTGTCCAAGCCCACGGTCTCCAGCGCGCTGGCCGCGCTCGCCGCCACCGGCCTGGTCCGCGAGGCGGGCACGCATATCCCCGAGCGCGGCCGGTCCGCGGTGCTCTACGCCCCGGACCCGACCGCCGGATACGCGCTGGGCATCGACATCGGGCGGGCCTGGCTGCGGGTCGCGCTCGCGGATCTGGACGGCACGGTGGTGGCCCGTTCGGAGGTCCGCAACCAGGCCCGTACCTCCTCCACGATGGCCGATCTGGTGGTCACCACCGCCCATCAGCTCGTCGCCGGATCGGGCGTGGACCCGGAGAAGATCGCCCAGGCGGTCGTCGGCACGCCCGGTGTGTACGACGCGGAGAAGCGGCGGGTCCGCTATGCCCAGCACCTGCCCGGCTGGGGCCGCCCTGGCCTGTTCGACCGGATGCGCGACGGGCTCGGGATGCCGCTGGCGGTCCACAACGACGCCAATCTGGCGGCGCTCGGCGAATACACGTTCGGCGTCGGCTCGGGCAGCCGCCTCTTCGTGTACGTGATGATCGGCACCGGCCTCGGCATGGGCGTCGTCAGCGAGGGCCAGCTCTTCACCGGCGCGCACGGCGGGGCCGGTGAGATCGGCTTCCTGCCCTGGCCCGGGCGGCAGAAGCCCGACACCCTTGAGGACGCGGTCTCCGGCGACGCGGTGGTGGCCGCGGCGCGCTCGCACGGCATGGCCGGGCCGCTCACGGCGAAGGACGTCTTCGAGGCCGCGCGGGCCGGAAATCCCGCCGCGGTCAAGGCGGTCGAGCTGGAGGGCGAGCGCCTGGCCCACACGGTGGCGGCCGTCGCCGCGGTGCTCGACCCGGATCTGGTGGTGCTCGGCGGGGGCGTGGGCCACAGCGCGGATCTGCTGCTGCGGACCGTACGGGAGACCCTGCGCACCCTGACGCCGCTGCGCCCGAAGGTGGCACCGAGCTCGCTCGGCGAGGACGCGGTGCTGCTGGGGGCGGTGGCGACGGCGCTGGGGACGGCACGCGACGTGACGTTCGAGCGGCGCACCCGCTCGGGCAACTCCGGTCGTTGA
- a CDS encoding APC family permease encodes MSGTPPPTGGFVRRIGLFQATAINMSQMCGIGPFVTIPLMVAAFGGPQAVLGFVAGAVLALADGLIWAELGASLPGSGGSYVYLRQAFQYRTGRLMPFLFVWTAMLFIPLIMSTGVVGFVQYLGYLAPDMGSTTGDLVGLGVIALVVLLLWRGIEHIARITTVMWAVMIASVALVIIASATHFSADRAFTYPSGAFELTSNHFWLGFAAGLTIGIYDYLGYNTTAYMGAEIKNPGRTLPRSIVFSILGIMVIYLLLQIGTLGVINWQRMTDPGDIASTSVASAVLEKTWGKGAADVVTVLILVTAFASVFTGLLGGSRVPYDAARDRVFFRPYARLHPRHRFPTLGLATMGVITAIGFLIGRHTDLATLIQLLTTVMVLVQALAQIAAATVLRSRQPSLRRPYRIWLYPLPSVVALVGWLVIYGYADKNSPGRHPIEWSLAWVALGCVAFVAWARFEKVWPFGAREVREEYVEEGVGAV; translated from the coding sequence GTGTCCGGAACCCCGCCGCCGACCGGCGGCTTCGTCCGCCGTATCGGACTCTTCCAGGCCACCGCCATCAACATGAGCCAGATGTGCGGCATCGGCCCGTTCGTCACCATCCCGCTGATGGTCGCCGCCTTCGGTGGACCGCAGGCCGTCCTGGGCTTCGTCGCCGGGGCGGTGCTCGCCCTCGCCGACGGGCTGATCTGGGCCGAACTCGGCGCGTCCCTGCCCGGTTCCGGCGGCAGTTACGTCTATCTGCGCCAGGCCTTCCAGTACCGCACCGGGCGCCTGATGCCGTTCCTGTTCGTGTGGACGGCGATGCTGTTCATCCCGCTGATCATGTCCACGGGCGTGGTCGGCTTCGTCCAGTACCTCGGCTATCTCGCCCCGGACATGGGCAGCACCACCGGCGACCTGGTCGGGCTCGGGGTGATCGCGCTGGTCGTCCTGCTGCTGTGGCGCGGCATCGAGCACATCGCGCGGATCACCACCGTCATGTGGGCCGTGATGATCGCCTCGGTGGCCCTGGTCATCATCGCCTCGGCCACCCACTTCAGCGCCGACCGCGCCTTCACCTACCCCTCGGGCGCCTTCGAGCTCACCAGCAACCACTTCTGGCTCGGCTTCGCCGCGGGTCTCACCATCGGTATCTACGACTACCTCGGCTACAACACCACCGCGTACATGGGAGCCGAGATCAAGAACCCCGGGCGCACCCTGCCGCGCTCCATCGTCTTCTCGATCCTCGGCATCATGGTGATCTATCTGCTCCTCCAGATAGGCACCCTCGGTGTCATCAACTGGCAGCGGATGACCGACCCCGGCGACATCGCCTCCACGTCCGTGGCGTCCGCCGTCCTGGAGAAGACCTGGGGCAAGGGCGCCGCCGACGTCGTCACGGTCCTCATCCTCGTCACGGCCTTCGCCTCCGTCTTCACCGGACTGCTCGGCGGCTCCCGGGTGCCCTACGACGCGGCCCGCGACCGCGTCTTCTTCCGCCCGTACGCCAGGCTCCACCCCCGGCACCGCTTCCCGACGCTGGGCCTGGCCACGATGGGCGTCATCACGGCGATCGGCTTCCTCATCGGCCGCCACACCGACCTGGCCACGCTGATCCAGCTGCTCACCACGGTGATGGTGCTGGTCCAGGCGCTGGCCCAGATCGCCGCGGCGACGGTCCTGCGCAGCCGCCAGCCGAGCCTGCGCCGCCCCTACCGGATATGGCTCTACCCCCTGCCCAGCGTCGTCGCCCTGGTGGGCTGGCTGGTGATCTACGGCTACGCCGACAAGAACTCCCCCGGCCGCCACCCGATCGAATGGTCCCTGGCCTGGGTCGCGTTGGGCTGCGTGGCGTTCGTGGCGTGGGCGCGGTTCGAGAAGGTGTGGCCGTTCGGGGCGCGGGAGGTTCGGGAGGAGTATGTGGAGGAGGGGGTGGGGGCGGTCTGA
- a CDS encoding HAD family hydrolase: protein MIRTVAFDVGETLVRDDRYWASWADWLDAPRHTVAALVGAVVAQGRDNADALRLIRPDIDVAAEYAAREAAGQGEFLDESDLYPDVRPVLTALRDRGVRVVIAGNQTARAAELLRALDLPADVIATSGEWGVAKPSAAFFARVVEAARTAPGETLYVGDHPANDVGPALAAGLRTAHLRRGPWGHLWADTAEAAAADWRIDSLDELVRIVTG, encoded by the coding sequence ATGATCCGCACAGTGGCCTTCGACGTCGGTGAAACCCTCGTGCGCGACGACCGCTACTGGGCTTCCTGGGCCGACTGGCTCGACGCCCCCCGGCACACGGTGGCCGCCCTGGTCGGCGCTGTGGTCGCCCAGGGGCGGGACAACGCGGACGCACTGCGGCTCATCCGGCCGGACATCGACGTCGCCGCCGAGTACGCGGCTCGCGAGGCCGCCGGGCAAGGCGAGTTCCTGGACGAATCCGATCTGTACCCGGACGTACGCCCGGTCCTGACGGCCCTGCGCGACCGGGGCGTACGGGTCGTGATCGCCGGAAACCAGACGGCTCGCGCCGCCGAACTCCTGCGGGCCCTGGACCTGCCCGCCGACGTGATCGCCACGTCCGGCGAGTGGGGCGTGGCGAAGCCCTCGGCCGCCTTCTTCGCCCGAGTCGTCGAGGCCGCACGGACCGCGCCGGGCGAGACGCTGTACGTCGGCGACCACCCGGCGAACGACGTCGGTCCCGCCCTCGCCGCAGGCCTGCGGACGGCACACCTGCGGCGGGGCCCGTGGGGCCACCTGTGGGCGGACACGGCGGAGGCGGCTGCGGCGGACTGGCGGATCGACTCCCTGGACGAGCTGGTGCGGATCGTCACCGGCTAG
- a CDS encoding helix-turn-helix domain-containing protein — MSADRAREVGQRIAATRHSRRMTQQDLARASFLSLAMVKAVERGARMPSDSSLDALADSLGVDPSALRTGYARTEHRVHRALPAISAALAAYDAPEGPPVRTLPELRAAMDEAVNWRLGAQYGRISQVIPGLLEDSLRALHGERGAQERRAAALVVSAARTADAVAFKFGAHDLSARLVDLMRWASLRAEEPLLAASVAYVRTEPFFVARAHRAGLRALEAAIDASPAPDRGSARAARGSLHMRAAVIAGRAGDPDAADSHLDEALRLADQLREDVYDGTAFGPDSVRVHEVSVAVSLGGDHVERALSVARDWKPPSGMPAERRSGYSIELARAQLWAGLMDDAFESLKVARRIAPQHTREHPWARETAATLRRLKRTDDESLTRYAEWIGAIEQPLRGI, encoded by the coding sequence ATGTCCGCCGACCGTGCACGCGAGGTGGGGCAGCGCATCGCAGCCACCCGCCACTCCCGCCGTATGACGCAACAAGACCTCGCCCGCGCTTCCTTCCTCTCCCTCGCCATGGTCAAGGCCGTCGAGCGGGGCGCCCGTATGCCGAGTGATTCATCCCTCGACGCCCTGGCGGACAGCCTTGGCGTGGACCCGTCCGCACTGCGCACCGGCTACGCACGGACTGAGCACCGTGTGCACCGGGCGCTGCCCGCGATCTCCGCCGCGCTGGCCGCGTACGACGCCCCGGAGGGGCCACCGGTCCGGACGCTGCCCGAGCTGCGTGCGGCTATGGACGAAGCCGTGAACTGGCGCCTGGGTGCCCAGTACGGCCGCATCTCGCAGGTGATCCCGGGCCTTCTTGAGGACAGCCTCCGCGCCCTGCACGGGGAACGGGGCGCCCAGGAGCGCCGCGCCGCCGCGCTGGTCGTCTCCGCCGCGCGGACCGCCGATGCCGTGGCGTTCAAGTTCGGTGCCCACGACCTGTCCGCCCGTCTGGTGGACCTGATGAGGTGGGCCTCGCTTCGGGCCGAAGAGCCGCTGCTGGCTGCTTCGGTCGCGTACGTGCGGACGGAGCCGTTCTTCGTCGCCCGTGCCCACAGGGCAGGTCTGCGCGCCCTGGAGGCGGCCATCGATGCCAGTCCGGCGCCCGATCGGGGCAGTGCACGTGCCGCCCGGGGGTCCCTGCACATGCGGGCAGCCGTCATCGCCGGCCGGGCCGGAGACCCGGATGCGGCTGACAGCCACCTCGATGAGGCACTGCGACTGGCCGATCAGCTCCGGGAGGACGTCTACGACGGCACTGCCTTCGGTCCCGACTCGGTCCGCGTTCACGAGGTGTCGGTGGCCGTGAGTCTGGGCGGCGACCACGTCGAACGTGCCCTGAGTGTCGCCCGGGACTGGAAGCCGCCGAGCGGCATGCCCGCTGAGCGGCGGTCCGGCTACTCCATCGAACTGGCCCGCGCCCAGCTGTGGGCCGGTCTCATGGACGATGCCTTCGAGTCGCTGAAGGTTGCTCGCCGCATCGCCCCGCAGCACACGCGTGAGCACCCCTGGGCGCGCGAGACAGCGGCGACGCTGCGTCGGCTGAAGCGAACCGACGACGAGTCGTTGACGCGGTACGCGGAATGGATCGGCGCGATCGAGCAACCCCTTCGAGGGATCTGA
- a CDS encoding LacI family DNA-binding transcriptional regulator, which produces MSDPSKQQQPQQPAERPVPTSADVARLAGVSRATVSYVLNNTSAVRISEPTRLRVREAAQELGYVPHAAARSLRAGRTRIVLLPSGHIPVGPLYSRFLNELQGALRRLDYTVVQYSGLGLGADDAARAWAELRPVAVISLAETELTAQGVELLKRSGARAVITLGPHRVEGAHSLLMDQREIGRCAVGHLLERGHRRIGVVVPSEPGLELFSTPRLAGARKAVAGTDAVVEPLELAYEEEAAAGLARRWRGLGLDAVFAYNDEYAMLLMRALQDAGVDIPAEVAIVGADNLLLGNLLRPRLTTVNIDMVAGRHLAELVDAAVRDPSAVGERRDLMGATLVRRESS; this is translated from the coding sequence ATGAGCGATCCCTCGAAGCAGCAGCAGCCGCAGCAGCCCGCCGAGCGTCCGGTCCCGACCAGTGCCGACGTGGCCCGACTGGCCGGAGTCTCGCGTGCGACGGTGAGCTATGTACTCAACAACACCTCGGCCGTACGCATCAGCGAGCCCACCCGCCTACGGGTCCGGGAGGCCGCCCAGGAGCTGGGTTACGTGCCGCACGCCGCCGCCCGCAGCCTGCGTGCCGGACGCACCCGGATCGTGCTGCTGCCCAGCGGGCACATCCCGGTCGGACCGCTCTACAGCCGTTTCCTCAACGAGCTGCAAGGGGCGCTGCGGCGCCTCGACTACACGGTCGTGCAGTACAGCGGCCTCGGCCTGGGTGCCGACGACGCGGCCCGCGCCTGGGCCGAGCTGCGGCCGGTCGCGGTCATCTCGCTGGCCGAGACCGAGCTCACCGCCCAGGGCGTCGAGCTGCTGAAGCGGTCGGGGGCGCGGGCGGTCATCACGCTGGGCCCGCACCGTGTCGAGGGCGCGCACTCGCTGCTGATGGACCAGCGCGAGATAGGCAGGTGCGCGGTCGGCCACCTCCTGGAGCGCGGCCACCGCCGCATCGGCGTCGTGGTGCCGTCCGAACCGGGCCTGGAACTCTTCTCCACCCCCCGCCTGGCGGGCGCGCGCAAGGCCGTCGCGGGCACGGACGCGGTGGTCGAGCCGCTGGAGCTGGCGTACGAGGAGGAGGCTGCGGCCGGACTGGCCCGGCGCTGGCGGGGGCTGGGTCTGGACGCGGTGTTCGCGTACAACGACGAGTACGCGATGCTCCTGATGCGCGCCCTCCAGGACGCGGGCGTGGACATCCCGGCGGAGGTGGCGATCGTGGGCGCCGACAACCTCCTCCTCGGCAACCTCCTCCGCCCCCGCCTGACCACGGTCAACATAGACATGGTCGCGGGCCGCCACCTGGCGGAACTGGTGGACGCGGCGGTACGCGACCCGTCGGCGGTGGGGGAGCGGAGGGACCTGATGGGGGCGACCTTGGTGAGGCGGGAGTCGAGTTAG
- a CDS encoding IclR family transcriptional regulator C-terminal domain-containing protein — MSVGPLERGLAVLRALAAYDPDRGTDRGTLVRATGLPRATVDRVVATLDRLGLVRVDGRDVALAPRLMTLSGAYLRGSGIPAALGPLVGRLADELDESVSVGVPDGDGVRVVLRTAARRRTMSLAFRVGDLLPADRCAPGALFADGALEWALDEELIEPGLIAVAVPVRDGAGATVCAVSVASHTSRHSPRSLREAVLPRLREAGGAMEAALAERTVVDGADPVAGADPMQGAAFVDASGALKRELGPDFLQSLARGLAVLCALGADRGEGLTLTAVSETTGLARATVRRSLLTLVELGYVERGGPEGHRFRLLPRVLELGCARLSALGPAEVARPHLARLVARTGESASMAVLDGADIRYVARVPTVRIMSIDITVGTRFPAYATSMGRVLLAALAPGERPPLPDGLPALTPNTVTSAAGLTRIVERCAADGYALVAEELEVGLRSLAVPVRGAGGRVVAAVNVAQHAGRGRPEEMLRTLLPELRAAAAGISADLAVLGVSGAPGHSSGAMSAVRP, encoded by the coding sequence ATGTCGGTCGGCCCGCTGGAACGCGGCCTCGCGGTGCTGCGCGCGCTCGCCGCGTACGACCCGGACCGGGGCACGGACCGCGGCACGCTCGTACGGGCCACCGGGCTCCCCCGAGCGACGGTCGACCGGGTGGTGGCGACCCTGGACCGGCTCGGCCTGGTCCGCGTGGACGGCCGGGACGTGGCGCTCGCGCCGCGCCTGATGACGCTGTCCGGCGCCTATCTGCGCGGCAGCGGGATCCCGGCGGCGCTCGGCCCGCTGGTGGGACGGCTCGCGGACGAGCTGGACGAGTCCGTCTCGGTGGGCGTGCCCGACGGCGACGGCGTCCGCGTCGTCCTGCGGACCGCCGCCCGCCGCCGCACGATGTCGCTCGCCTTCCGCGTCGGCGACCTGCTGCCCGCCGACCGCTGCGCGCCGGGCGCGCTCTTCGCCGACGGCGCGCTGGAGTGGGCGCTCGACGAGGAGCTGATCGAGCCGGGGCTGATCGCGGTGGCGGTGCCGGTACGGGACGGGGCGGGCGCGACGGTGTGCGCGGTGAGCGTGGCGAGCCATACGAGCAGGCACAGCCCCCGGTCCCTGCGGGAAGCGGTGCTGCCCCGGCTGCGGGAGGCGGGGGGTGCGATGGAGGCGGCGCTCGCGGAGCGGACCGTGGTGGATGGGGCGGATCCGGTGGCGGGGGCGGATCCGATGCAGGGCGCCGCGTTCGTCGACGCGTCCGGCGCTCTCAAGCGGGAGCTGGGGCCGGACTTCCTGCAGTCCCTGGCCCGTGGCCTCGCGGTGCTGTGCGCGCTGGGCGCGGACCGGGGCGAGGGCCTGACGCTCACGGCCGTCTCCGAGACGACCGGCCTGGCGCGGGCCACCGTGCGGCGCTCGCTCCTCACCCTCGTGGAGCTGGGGTATGTGGAGCGCGGCGGTCCTGAGGGCCACCGCTTCCGGCTGCTCCCCCGGGTCCTCGAACTGGGCTGTGCCCGGCTCTCGGCGCTCGGACCCGCCGAGGTCGCCCGGCCGCACCTGGCGCGCCTGGTGGCGCGGACCGGCGAGTCGGCGTCGATGGCCGTGCTCGACGGGGCCGATATCCGCTATGTGGCACGCGTCCCGACCGTACGGATCATGAGCATCGACATCACGGTGGGGACGCGGTTCCCGGCGTACGCGACGTCGATGGGGCGGGTGCTGCTCGCCGCTCTCGCGCCGGGGGAACGCCCGCCGCTGCCCGACGGGCTGCCCGCCCTGACCCCGAACACGGTGACGTCCGCGGCCGGGCTGACCAGGATCGTGGAGCGGTGCGCGGCCGACGGGTACGCCCTGGTGGCCGAGGAGTTGGAGGTCGGGCTGCGTTCGCTGGCGGTGCCGGTGCGCGGGGCGGGCGGGCGGGTGGTGGCGGCGGTGAACGTGGCGCAGCACGCGGGGCGTGGGCGCCCGGAGGAGATGCTGCGGACGCTGCTCCCGGAGCTGCGGGCCGCAGCGGCGGGGATCTCGGCGGATCTTGCGGTGCTGGGGGTGTCGGGGGCGCCCGGTCACTCTTCGGGGGCGATGAGTGCGGTGAGGCCGTAG